The following are from one region of the Rhizobacter sp. AJA081-3 genome:
- a CDS encoding RNA polymerase sigma factor, producing the protein MSRPLRKVKPDGTPYFRRAKVEVEIQALAGISAEELERRAGLWQASDPEFVSPEALLYFVRNTTAGTHRERLSEKLLLRVARRVRSVANSGGDTVSLTRMNIREEVVDHFVDLLLSDRTQYDERLDYYEVNFNSAVAADRRDANARHWKHENRTAELENDHGEVSTKVEAAAGEYDPFDADELDKKDYRLLLDDSIDSLPEFQRRIVVMWRQDIPIESSDPSVESISKVLGKSEKTIRTHRDKAFAVLKLRLERKGRM; encoded by the coding sequence GTGTCGCGCCCCCTTCGAAAGGTCAAGCCCGACGGCACGCCGTATTTCCGGCGAGCGAAGGTCGAAGTCGAAATTCAAGCTCTCGCGGGAATCAGCGCGGAGGAACTGGAGCGCCGCGCCGGTCTCTGGCAGGCCAGCGATCCTGAATTCGTCTCGCCCGAAGCGCTGCTGTACTTCGTGCGGAATACGACCGCCGGGACGCACCGTGAAAGACTGTCCGAAAAGTTGCTCCTGCGTGTGGCTCGCCGGGTCCGGTCAGTCGCCAACTCCGGAGGCGACACAGTCTCGTTGACCAGGATGAACATTCGCGAAGAGGTAGTTGACCACTTCGTCGACCTGTTGCTCAGTGACCGAACGCAGTACGACGAACGGCTCGACTACTACGAAGTCAACTTCAACAGCGCTGTCGCGGCGGATCGTCGCGATGCGAATGCCCGCCACTGGAAGCACGAAAATCGCACCGCCGAACTCGAGAACGATCACGGTGAGGTGTCCACCAAAGTTGAAGCGGCAGCAGGCGAGTACGACCCATTCGACGCCGACGAACTCGACAAAAAAGATTACCGGTTGCTCCTGGATGACTCGATTGATAGCCTACCTGAGTTCCAAAGGAGGATCGTCGTGATGTGGCGCCAAGACATTCCTATCGAGTCCAGCGATCCCTCGGTCGAGTCCATCAGCAAGGTCCTGGGAAAGTCGGAAAAAACCATCCGTACGCATCGTGACAAGGCCTTTGCGGTCCTGAAGCTGCGTCTTGAGCGCAAGGGGAGGATGTGA
- a CDS encoding MTH1187 family thiamine-binding protein, whose product MVLLEFQISPRTDGDSVSALVAQAIDIVDRSGLPYQLTPMGTILEGEWDETFAVVKACFDHLRATGCSRIGVHLKVDWRDGPSGRLQAKTAKVEQVLGRKLKT is encoded by the coding sequence ATGGTCTTGCTTGAATTCCAGATCTCCCCGCGTACCGACGGCGACAGCGTCAGCGCCCTCGTGGCGCAGGCCATCGACATCGTGGACCGCAGCGGCCTGCCCTATCAGCTCACGCCGATGGGCACGATCCTCGAAGGCGAGTGGGACGAGACATTCGCCGTCGTCAAAGCCTGCTTCGACCACCTTCGCGCAACTGGATGCAGTCGCATTGGCGTGCACCTGAAAGTGGACTGGCGGGACGGCCCATCGGGCAGGCTCCAGGCCAAGACAGCGAAGGTCGAGCAGGTGCTCGGTAGAAAGCTGAAGACCTGA
- a CDS encoding DUF349 domain-containing protein, with protein MLGWIFKKKGFETGSAPTMVTTSQVANGSATDVDWTAAIALARGDNDALLALARSAATPLQFKRAAVEALTGEAALRLAEREFRSHDRRVHQLAKQRLQATVAQRETREHAARLLESARGLAAMTEVPVNRLVELDRAWQALDVGAVEPAQRDDFTALTAQLAAQLRERADIELQRRRWQADAVAAQRQLQAACTEAAAGTQGRERLAVATDAARGVEGALRPDGEADSATDRALAELQHAICIAIALDVHLAVLDRLVAGSAQTVPSTAEDARVVTGPGDDSKAESTDGACDDADGDRAITPSSMGDTQREWQALPPLSDLHLAALLQTRHARWQQACAQVREARRSQRREEERERQRARQGQQALVLADCVAQAETALDAGQLADAHRHLMGIDEQLQGADAPVALQTRIATAQARLAQLRGWQHWAGGRARDELVQQAEALAAATVGGDGRVDGNAQADGAVVAEVARLSIRQRAEVIQTLRQRWKEIDSLSGPGTGGRTLWQRFDAALQAAGEPVAAHVAAQRAAREANLSARQQLLEILEAVGETTASEPAASPEEVNPPDDAAQPQPQTQTEPPAPGFDDPRRLATALDRFHAEWRKLGPLEHTVPRQARAALVERMEAAVRRVEAPLEAARAAAGAQRQALVGRARALAGSAPGRGRDLISEVRALQAEWQRHAKALPLARAHEQALWSDFKAAIDAAFAAREAAYCAREAEFEAHAAERTALIERLRPRPGDSPATQRRTLAEVDAAWQRCGPAPRDRADALEAQFRAARESLRQCSAEGEQREWQATCDALDAKLALCKVREQMIAEGDALEVAATAASWSTLPALPAPLEDAIRRRAGLAQADGNDAAPDVDDLLLQIETAWDLPTPPAFESARRERKLLALKDSLEGRRSVAPKALAPVAAMALLLSRADLDAGQHDRLAAVLAEWRRRGPQHLS; from the coding sequence ATGCTTGGCTGGATTTTCAAGAAGAAGGGCTTCGAGACCGGGTCGGCGCCCACCATGGTCACAACGAGTCAGGTGGCGAACGGATCGGCGACCGACGTGGATTGGACGGCCGCGATTGCGCTGGCGCGCGGCGACAACGATGCGCTGCTGGCCCTGGCACGAAGCGCGGCGACGCCCCTCCAGTTCAAGCGAGCCGCCGTCGAGGCCCTCACCGGGGAAGCGGCGCTGAGACTGGCCGAGCGGGAGTTTCGCAGTCACGACCGCCGCGTCCACCAACTCGCCAAACAGCGCCTGCAGGCGACGGTGGCGCAGCGCGAGACCCGCGAGCACGCCGCGCGGCTGCTCGAAAGCGCCCGAGGTCTGGCAGCAATGACGGAGGTGCCGGTGAATCGCCTCGTTGAACTCGACCGCGCCTGGCAAGCGCTTGACGTCGGCGCTGTCGAACCGGCCCAGCGCGACGATTTCACAGCGCTGACGGCGCAGCTGGCGGCGCAACTGCGCGAGCGCGCCGACATCGAGCTGCAGCGCCGGCGCTGGCAAGCCGACGCCGTCGCCGCCCAGCGGCAGCTGCAGGCGGCATGCACCGAGGCCGCGGCGGGCACGCAAGGTCGAGAGCGGCTTGCAGTCGCGACGGACGCAGCCCGCGGCGTGGAAGGCGCGCTGCGGCCGGACGGCGAGGCGGACTCGGCCACAGACCGCGCGCTGGCCGAGTTGCAGCACGCCATCTGCATCGCGATCGCGCTCGACGTCCACTTGGCCGTACTCGATCGGCTGGTGGCCGGCTCGGCGCAGACCGTGCCCAGCACTGCCGAGGATGCGCGTGTGGTGACCGGGCCGGGTGACGATTCGAAGGCCGAATCCACCGACGGCGCTTGCGATGACGCCGACGGGGACCGCGCCATCACACCCTCGTCGATGGGTGACACGCAGCGGGAGTGGCAGGCGCTCCCGCCACTGTCCGATCTGCATCTGGCGGCGCTGCTGCAGACCCGCCATGCGCGCTGGCAACAGGCCTGCGCCCAGGTGCGGGAGGCCAGGCGGTCGCAACGGCGCGAGGAGGAGCGCGAGCGTCAGCGTGCGCGCCAGGGCCAGCAGGCTCTGGTCCTGGCCGACTGCGTGGCGCAGGCGGAGACGGCGCTCGACGCCGGGCAACTGGCCGACGCCCACCGCCATTTGATGGGCATCGACGAGCAGCTTCAAGGTGCCGATGCACCCGTTGCACTGCAGACCCGAATCGCAACGGCACAGGCGCGGCTGGCGCAGTTGCGCGGCTGGCAGCATTGGGCCGGCGGGCGCGCGCGCGACGAGCTTGTGCAGCAGGCCGAGGCACTGGCGGCCGCGACGGTCGGCGGTGACGGCAGAGTCGATGGGAACGCGCAGGCTGACGGCGCGGTTGTCGCAGAAGTCGCTCGGCTCTCGATCCGCCAGCGCGCCGAAGTCATCCAGACTCTGCGCCAGCGCTGGAAGGAGATCGACAGCCTGAGCGGCCCAGGAACGGGAGGTCGCACGCTGTGGCAGCGCTTCGACGCAGCCTTGCAGGCGGCCGGCGAGCCGGTGGCCGCGCATGTCGCGGCGCAGCGCGCGGCGCGCGAGGCCAATCTCTCGGCTCGCCAGCAGCTACTCGAGATCCTTGAAGCGGTGGGCGAAACCACCGCCTCCGAGCCAGCGGCTTCGCCGGAGGAGGTGAACCCGCCAGACGACGCCGCGCAGCCGCAGCCGCAAACGCAGACCGAGCCGCCCGCCCCAGGATTCGACGATCCGCGTCGACTGGCAACGGCGCTCGACCGGTTCCATGCCGAATGGCGCAAGCTCGGTCCGCTCGAGCACACGGTACCGCGCCAGGCGCGCGCGGCGCTGGTGGAGCGCATGGAGGCGGCGGTGCGCCGCGTGGAGGCGCCGCTGGAGGCCGCACGCGCCGCCGCCGGCGCGCAGCGCCAGGCACTCGTGGGGCGCGCCCGCGCTCTCGCCGGCAGCGCGCCCGGGCGCGGCCGCGACCTGATAAGCGAGGTGCGCGCATTGCAGGCCGAATGGCAGCGGCATGCGAAGGCACTGCCGCTGGCACGCGCCCACGAGCAGGCCCTGTGGTCCGATTTCAAGGCTGCGATCGACGCCGCCTTCGCCGCGCGCGAGGCGGCCTACTGCGCACGCGAAGCCGAGTTCGAGGCCCATGCCGCCGAGCGCACGGCTCTGATCGAGCGCCTGCGGCCTCGCCCTGGGGACAGCCCGGCGACTCAACGCCGTACGTTGGCCGAGGTCGACGCCGCCTGGCAGCGCTGCGGGCCGGCGCCGCGTGACCGTGCCGATGCGCTCGAGGCTCAATTCCGCGCCGCCCGCGAGAGTCTGCGGCAGTGCTCGGCCGAGGGTGAACAACGCGAATGGCAGGCCACTTGCGATGCGCTCGATGCCAAGCTGGCGCTGTGCAAGGTGCGGGAGCAAATGATTGCCGAGGGTGACGCGCTCGAAGTTGCGGCCACCGCTGCGTCGTGGTCGACCCTGCCCGCGTTGCCGGCACCGTTGGAAGATGCGATACGCCGCCGCGCCGGGCTTGCGCAGGCGGACGGCAACGATGCGGCGCCTGACGTCGACGACCTGTTGCTGCAGATCGAGACCGCCTGGGACCTGCCGACGCCGCCGGCCTTCGAGTCTGCTCGCCGCGAACGCAAGCTGCTGGCATTGAAGGATTCCCTCGAAGGCCGCCGTTCGGTTGCTCCCAAGGCCCTTGCGCCTGTCGCCGCCATGGCACTGCTGCTGAGCCGCGCTGACTTGGACGCCGGCCAGCACGATCGGCTGGCCGCCGTGCTCGCGGAGTGGCGCCGACGGGGCCCGCAGCACCTGTCCTGA
- a CDS encoding HPP family protein → MIQDIQKAVAEGRPSDSVSVRELIGWFGAARRGSNVNWNIRRVLEQAGLVTIPDFESSHIDGRVQFALAPLAPPLPEPVEVEQQAGEPPPGAPAAPEELPRVGGAGVEPAYRVSRLLDPRVQLVSVVPDATLEEAATLMLRHDFSQLPVMTNEREVRGIVSWESIGPAAIFSNPRPRFVRECTKPHVEVKTTDSLFRVINRIIESSYVLVRDEHRVIKGILTTTDLSEQFQLLAEPFLLLGEIENHIRALIDGRFTEAELSAVKDQGDEARTIETVADLTLGEHQRLLERPENWNRLGLNADRVVFVKELDKIRQLRNDVMHFDSDSITEIERTSLRNFLQFLHELKTLQTPAR, encoded by the coding sequence TTGATCCAGGACATCCAGAAGGCCGTTGCCGAGGGAAGACCTTCTGATTCGGTATCGGTGCGAGAGTTGATCGGCTGGTTTGGAGCGGCCCGACGAGGCTCCAACGTCAACTGGAATATTCGCCGGGTACTGGAGCAAGCTGGGCTTGTAACGATCCCCGACTTCGAAAGCTCTCACATCGACGGGCGCGTTCAGTTTGCATTGGCACCGCTCGCGCCGCCGCTTCCCGAGCCAGTAGAAGTGGAGCAACAAGCAGGTGAACCTCCTCCGGGAGCACCTGCTGCACCGGAAGAACTGCCCCGCGTCGGCGGTGCAGGCGTCGAGCCTGCGTACCGCGTAAGTCGATTGCTAGACCCGCGGGTTCAGCTTGTATCCGTAGTCCCAGACGCGACTCTCGAAGAGGCCGCTACGCTTATGTTGCGGCACGACTTCTCTCAGTTGCCAGTGATGACCAACGAGCGAGAGGTGCGGGGGATAGTAAGTTGGGAAAGCATTGGTCCAGCCGCGATCTTCTCTAATCCTCGGCCCCGCTTCGTGCGCGAATGCACCAAGCCCCATGTCGAGGTGAAGACCACCGATTCCTTGTTCCGCGTCATCAACAGGATCATCGAAAGCTCGTACGTGTTGGTTCGAGATGAGCACCGCGTGATCAAGGGCATTCTTACCACTACCGACCTTAGCGAACAGTTCCAACTCTTGGCCGAGCCGTTCCTGCTGCTTGGCGAAATCGAGAATCACATCCGCGCCTTGATCGACGGTCGCTTCACCGAGGCTGAACTCTCTGCGGTGAAGGATCAAGGCGATGAAGCCCGCACGATTGAGACGGTCGCCGATCTGACTCTCGGCGAGCATCAGCGTCTCTTAGAGCGTCCCGAGAACTGGAATAGGCTTGGCCTGAACGCTGATCGAGTTGTCTTCGTCAAAGAACTGGACAAGATTCGCCAGCTGCGAAACGACGTGATGCACTTCGACTCTGACAGCATCACCGAGATCGAGCGAACTTCTCTTAGGAACTTCTTGCAGTTCCTGCATGAACTCAAGACGTTGCAGACTCCCGCTCGGTGA
- a CDS encoding site-specific integrase, producing the protein MASVRESRGRLFLDYRVDGKRQRTYVKLADTAANRQQLKAVAVRVDTTIKKGGDVVAMLTALGLVEAAPAEVSQVLMTPSQPLRPTASVATTPAFSAFAEQWFGEFSVAWRKTYITTVRGILDQHLLPRFGTLAVGAVSRALILEFRAQLATVRGRRPGTKLSPARINTILLILRQILQEAADRFEFTVPMARLKPLKVPKSDVQPFTLEQTHLLIQTIRKDYQNYLKIRFFTGMRSGELHGLKWKYVDFERRLILVREAFVGGEDEYTKTDSSQREIPLSQLLYDALRAQHDVTGHQEYVFCNRAGEPIDTANFTKRIWYPLLRHLGLALRRPYQTRHTAATLWLGAGESPAWVASVLGHSSQAMLWKTYARFVPNLTRRDGSAMERLLNATFGVKADGGGTPPPAQPPPTGTENAAAA; encoded by the coding sequence ATGGCTTCCGTACGCGAATCCCGCGGGCGCCTCTTCCTCGACTACCGCGTCGACGGCAAGCGCCAGAGAACATACGTCAAGCTGGCCGACACTGCGGCAAATCGTCAGCAGCTCAAGGCCGTCGCCGTCAGGGTCGACACGACCATAAAGAAAGGCGGGGATGTCGTGGCCATGCTCACCGCGCTCGGGCTCGTCGAGGCGGCCCCCGCGGAGGTAAGTCAGGTCCTGATGACACCGTCGCAGCCGCTTCGCCCGACCGCCAGCGTCGCAACGACTCCGGCGTTCTCCGCCTTCGCCGAGCAATGGTTCGGCGAGTTCAGCGTGGCGTGGCGCAAGACGTACATCACAACGGTACGCGGCATCCTGGACCAGCATCTTCTACCGCGATTCGGGACGCTCGCGGTCGGCGCGGTCAGTCGCGCACTGATCCTCGAGTTCCGTGCTCAACTTGCCACCGTTCGTGGCCGCAGGCCGGGCACCAAGCTCTCGCCCGCGCGGATCAACACGATCTTGCTGATCCTGCGCCAGATTCTTCAGGAGGCGGCCGATCGCTTCGAGTTCACCGTTCCGATGGCTCGGCTGAAGCCGCTCAAGGTGCCGAAGTCGGACGTCCAACCCTTCACGCTCGAGCAAACGCATCTGCTCATCCAGACGATCCGCAAGGACTATCAGAACTACCTCAAGATTCGCTTCTTCACCGGGATGCGTTCGGGCGAACTGCACGGCCTGAAGTGGAAGTACGTCGATTTCGAGCGGCGTCTGATCCTGGTGCGGGAGGCCTTTGTCGGTGGCGAGGATGAGTACACCAAGACCGACTCTTCGCAGCGTGAGATCCCGCTCAGTCAGCTTCTGTACGACGCGCTGCGCGCACAGCATGACGTGACGGGACATCAGGAGTACGTCTTCTGCAACCGGGCGGGCGAGCCGATCGACACGGCCAACTTCACCAAGCGCATCTGGTATCCGCTCCTGCGCCACCTGGGTCTGGCCCTGCGTCGGCCCTACCAGACGCGACACACGGCGGCCACGTTGTGGCTCGGCGCGGGCGAGTCGCCCGCTTGGGTGGCGTCCGTGCTCGGGCACTCCAGCCAGGCCATGCTCTGGAAGACTTATGCACGCTTCGTCCCAAACCTGACGCGGCGCGACGGCTCGGCCATGGAACGGCTGCTGAATGCGACCTTCGGCGTCAAGGCCGATGGGGGCGGTACTCCGCCGCCCGCGCAACCGCCGCCAACGGGCACTGAGAACGCCGCGGCAGCGTAA
- a CDS encoding helix-turn-helix domain-containing protein gives MVSTSSRSAPVAAKRATSFEPNVARAFGEVVRALREERGVAQDKFALLAHVDRSYYGKLERGERQPSLALLLRIAGALEVDGGELVARVVAQLARGRRRKSAA, from the coding sequence GTGGTTTCCACCTCGAGTCGCTCTGCTCCCGTCGCCGCCAAGCGCGCTACGTCGTTCGAACCGAACGTCGCGCGCGCCTTCGGCGAGGTGGTCCGCGCGCTGCGCGAAGAACGCGGCGTCGCCCAGGACAAGTTCGCCTTGCTGGCCCACGTCGATCGTTCCTACTACGGCAAGCTCGAGCGGGGCGAGCGTCAGCCATCGTTGGCCTTGCTGCTGCGCATCGCCGGTGCGCTCGAAGTCGACGGCGGGGAACTCGTCGCGCGTGTGGTCGCGCAACTGGCGCGCGGACGCCGGCGCAAGTCCGCGGCGTAG
- a CDS encoding DNA cytosine methyltransferase translates to MTPKTKSIPVVDLFAGPGGLCEGFSSILDESGTRRFDVKVSIEKDPVAHRTLMLRSIFRKFSRAEVPDVYYDYVRGAIDRETFLGHPEIRDAAKHAAQEARCAELGKTSVEHVDSWIAGALKGASDWVLIGGPPCQAYSLAGRSRLRPGNREAFEADSRHFLYTEYLRIIQRFEPTVFVMENVKGMLNSRNSGARIFERILADLAKPKPGVSYRIRSFAVDKDELEPEDFVVEADDHGVPQTRHRVFLFGIREDVAARTPSLRTHPGRFVLRKADVKTGMAAALEGLPPLRSRLSQEEDSHQAWLAALREAPDTLKDWRAGLRPMIDRMMRDAAFHATQHSSYGGSFVPGRLAPPDRMPAQLRSWLLDSRLGGTLQHESRRHMRSDLHRYMFAACFALAQKYAPNLRNFPPRLLPDHVNIDADTVPFVDRFRVQLPDDPSSTVVSHIKKDGHYYIHPDPSQCRSLTVREAARLQTFPDNYFFEGGRTEQYGQIGNAVPPLLARKIAKIVYRLITQPRE, encoded by the coding sequence ATGACACCAAAGACCAAGTCAATACCCGTCGTAGACCTCTTCGCGGGCCCGGGCGGACTGTGCGAGGGATTCTCGTCAATCCTTGACGAAAGCGGCACGCGTCGGTTCGACGTAAAGGTTTCCATCGAGAAGGACCCTGTCGCACATCGCACGCTGATGCTGCGATCAATCTTTCGCAAGTTCTCGAGGGCCGAGGTGCCCGACGTCTACTACGACTATGTACGAGGTGCCATTGACCGGGAGACGTTCCTGGGTCACCCAGAGATTCGCGACGCCGCCAAGCACGCCGCTCAGGAGGCGCGTTGCGCAGAGTTGGGCAAGACCTCGGTCGAACATGTGGACAGCTGGATCGCTGGCGCACTGAAGGGCGCTTCCGATTGGGTGCTGATCGGCGGGCCGCCCTGCCAAGCCTATTCCCTCGCCGGCCGCTCGCGGCTGCGACCCGGCAACCGTGAGGCATTCGAGGCCGACTCCCGCCACTTCCTCTACACCGAGTACCTCCGCATCATTCAGCGTTTTGAGCCGACGGTCTTCGTGATGGAAAACGTCAAGGGCATGCTGAACTCGCGCAACAGTGGTGCGCGGATCTTCGAGCGGATCCTCGCGGATCTGGCCAAGCCCAAACCCGGGGTTTCCTATCGAATCAGGTCGTTTGCCGTCGACAAGGACGAACTCGAGCCCGAAGACTTCGTCGTGGAGGCTGATGATCACGGAGTGCCGCAGACGCGACACCGAGTCTTCCTCTTCGGCATTCGGGAGGACGTTGCCGCAAGGACGCCCTCGCTACGGACGCATCCGGGGCGCTTTGTGCTCCGAAAGGCTGACGTCAAGACCGGCATGGCCGCTGCACTCGAAGGGCTGCCGCCGCTGCGCAGCAGACTCTCTCAGGAAGAAGACTCTCATCAGGCCTGGCTCGCGGCATTGCGTGAGGCGCCGGACACTCTCAAGGACTGGCGTGCTGGCCTCCGGCCAATGATCGACAGGATGATGCGGGACGCGGCCTTCCACGCCACACAGCACTCCTCGTACGGTGGATCGTTCGTTCCCGGCAGGCTTGCCCCGCCCGACAGGATGCCTGCCCAGCTGCGGTCCTGGCTGCTGGATTCGCGCTTGGGTGGCACGCTGCAGCACGAGAGCCGGCGGCACATGCGTTCGGACCTCCACCGCTACATGTTTGCGGCCTGCTTCGCACTTGCGCAGAAATACGCTCCGAACCTGCGAAACTTTCCCCCAAGGCTTCTGCCGGACCACGTCAACATCGACGCAGACACTGTCCCGTTCGTCGATCGCTTCCGTGTCCAGCTGCCGGACGATCCGTCCTCAACCGTGGTCTCCCACATCAAGAAGGACGGCCACTACTACATCCACCCCGACCCTTCGCAGTGCCGAAGCCTGACGGTCCGCGAGGCCGCCCGGCTTCAGACCTTTCCCGACAACTACTTCTTCGAGGGTGGCAGGACCGAGCAGTACGGACAGATTGGCAATGCCGTTCCCCCACTGCTGGCACGAAAGATTGCGAAGATCGTCTATCGATTGATCACCCAGCCTCGCGAGTGA
- a CDS encoding very short patch repair endonuclease, with product MADVVTPEQRSRMMSGIRGKGTKPEVLVRKALTGLGYRYRLHRRDLPGSPDIAMPGRRIAIFAQGCFWHMHAGCRFAKMPSTRPEFWHGKLSGNSARDRAVLADLTAMGWRVLWVWECAFRDLQTLSELPSLLQAWIESGEAFGEIAGPGSAVTREAG from the coding sequence TTGGCAGATGTAGTCACTCCCGAGCAGCGAAGCCGGATGATGTCCGGCATCCGGGGGAAGGGCACAAAACCGGAGGTTCTCGTGCGCAAGGCCCTGACAGGCCTTGGATATCGCTATCGCCTGCACCGGCGGGATCTTCCAGGGTCACCCGACATCGCAATGCCCGGACGGAGGATCGCCATCTTCGCCCAGGGCTGCTTCTGGCACATGCACGCAGGGTGCCGCTTCGCAAAGATGCCATCGACCCGGCCTGAGTTTTGGCATGGGAAGCTTAGTGGCAACTCCGCGCGTGACCGTGCTGTGCTGGCCGACCTCACGGCGATGGGTTGGCGCGTGCTGTGGGTTTGGGAATGTGCCTTCCGCGACTTGCAGACGTTGAGTGAGCTGCCGTCGCTGCTTCAGGCATGGATCGAAAGTGGGGAGGCATTTGGGGAGATTGCTGGCCCCGGATCGGCGGTCACTCGCGAGGCTGGGTGA
- a CDS encoding AIPR family protein: MELIDFLRETQAEVREAEDGEPFAERRFTDIVTRHMEEIGMTYEPQLMHFSRTVANANVRLSGYSVSEEQEQLDLFVSLYEGVDEVVQVPDTETKTAVEQCLRFLRLCAEGKLAARLDPSDEVRIFAELIQGMYDDLEQIRIYVLTDRVARTLQFKPREIAGKTVHLEVMDIARLHRHWSEGKPRDELVVDFTDVSGGPLPCVFVPGDGEDYDYALTAIPGEALRLLYEQFGARLLEANVRSFLSVKGKGVNAGIQTTLRSAPSRFMAYNNGIVMVADEMRLGEADGGVGGIAWLRGLQIVNGGQTTASIYFTKRKYPETDLSRVRVPAKIIVMKTEDPVKEESLVADISRFANTQNAVRQSDLSANKPFHVAVERLSLSVYCPDGRSRWFYERAAGSYNTMLSREGTTPAKLRKLKDEMPVARRITKTDLAKYLTAWDRRPDVVSRGSQKNFVQFMESLSGPDGGEAPQPDVAEFKQMIAKAKLYRDAQKLIRPMFPAFQANITAYAYSLLAERVGGRLDLERIWNAQGGSPQLMDQIARWAREVDQLLTRTANGRMISEWAKKSECRDAVFGATYSAVDETIPELRKR, encoded by the coding sequence ATGGAACTCATTGACTTTCTGAGGGAAACGCAGGCCGAGGTGCGCGAGGCGGAGGATGGCGAGCCCTTCGCGGAGCGGCGATTCACCGACATCGTCACCCGACACATGGAAGAAATCGGCATGACCTATGAGCCGCAGCTGATGCACTTCTCGAGGACGGTGGCAAATGCGAACGTCCGTCTCAGCGGCTACTCCGTTTCGGAGGAACAGGAACAGCTGGACCTCTTTGTGAGCCTGTATGAGGGGGTCGACGAGGTCGTGCAGGTGCCTGACACGGAAACCAAGACCGCTGTCGAACAATGCCTGCGTTTCCTGAGGCTGTGCGCGGAAGGAAAGCTTGCGGCAAGGCTCGACCCGTCGGACGAGGTGCGCATCTTTGCCGAGCTGATCCAGGGCATGTACGACGATCTGGAGCAGATCCGCATCTACGTGTTGACGGACAGGGTGGCCCGGACACTGCAGTTCAAGCCGCGAGAGATCGCCGGAAAGACCGTGCATCTCGAGGTCATGGACATTGCCCGGCTTCATCGCCACTGGTCGGAGGGCAAGCCGCGCGACGAACTTGTTGTCGACTTCACCGATGTGTCAGGGGGGCCGCTACCGTGCGTCTTCGTGCCGGGCGATGGCGAGGACTACGACTACGCACTCACGGCCATCCCTGGCGAGGCCCTGAGGCTGCTCTATGAGCAGTTCGGGGCACGACTGCTCGAGGCGAACGTCCGCTCGTTCCTGAGCGTCAAGGGCAAGGGAGTCAATGCCGGGATTCAAACGACGCTGCGATCCGCGCCCAGCCGCTTCATGGCCTACAACAATGGGATCGTCATGGTGGCCGACGAGATGAGGCTTGGCGAGGCAGACGGCGGCGTTGGCGGCATTGCGTGGCTCAGGGGGCTGCAGATCGTCAACGGAGGTCAGACGACAGCTTCGATCTACTTCACCAAGCGCAAGTACCCGGAAACCGACCTTTCTCGGGTGCGGGTCCCGGCAAAGATCATCGTGATGAAGACAGAAGACCCGGTGAAGGAGGAGTCACTGGTCGCGGACATCTCGCGATTTGCCAACACCCAGAACGCCGTGAGGCAATCGGACCTGTCTGCGAACAAGCCATTTCACGTGGCGGTCGAGCGGCTGTCACTTTCGGTGTACTGCCCCGACGGTCGCAGCCGCTGGTTCTATGAACGCGCCGCCGGTAGCTACAACACCATGCTCTCGAGGGAGGGGACGACTCCCGCCAAGCTCAGGAAGCTCAAGGATGAAATGCCGGTGGCCCGGCGCATCACCAAGACTGACCTGGCGAAGTACCTGACTGCGTGGGATCGCCGTCCCGACGTCGTGAGCCGCGGGTCGCAGAAGAACTTCGTGCAGTTCATGGAGTCCCTCTCGGGCCCTGACGGAGGCGAGGCTCCGCAGCCCGACGTGGCCGAATTCAAACAGATGATCGCCAAGGCCAAGCTGTATCGTGACGCCCAGAAGCTCATCCGGCCGATGTTCCCGGCCTTCCAGGCGAACATCACCGCCTATGCCTATTCGCTGCTCGCCGAGCGAGTGGGCGGGCGGCTGGATCTGGAACGGATCTGGAACGCGCAGGGCGGATCGCCGCAGCTGATGGATCAGATTGCCCGATGGGCAAGGGAAGTTGATCAGTTGCTGACACGGACGGCCAACGGCCGGATGATCTCCGAATGGGCCAAGAAGTCCGAGTGCCGGGATGCAGTCTTCGGAGCCACATACTCGGCCGTGGACGAGACCATCCCCGAGCTCAGAAAGCGCTGA